The following are from one region of the Actinomycetota bacterium genome:
- a CDS encoding exodeoxyribonuclease VII small subunit has product MEKLNYDHALERLEDIAEQVRKKEISLEASLDLLEESIQLATLCNQQIDYTAWIPQNEEDSPGEDIVDR; this is encoded by the coding sequence TTGGAGAAATTAAACTACGACCATGCTTTGGAACGGCTCGAAGACATTGCCGAGCAGGTAAGAAAGAAAGAGATAAGCCTGGAAGCCTCACTCGACCTTCTCGAAGAGAGTATCCAACTTGCTACCTTGTGCAATCAGCAGATAGACTATACAGCCTGGATTCCTCAGAACGAAGAAGATTCCCCGGGGGAAGATATAGTTGACCGCTAA
- a CDS encoding TlyA family RNA methyltransferase, translating into MGRKRADVYLVESGLVESREQARRLIIARKVYVDAKPIEKPSSLVDEGGHITIDRDDSYVSRGGLKLEKALREFSIDPTGKAAIDIGASTGGFTDCLLSKGVKQVVAVDVGYGQLAWSLRQDPRVIVLERTNIRHVKPDDLPYLADLITIDVSFISLQKILSSVLALLAPDGEIVALVKPQFEAGRARVGKKGVVKDPTVHKDVLNETWEFFEKNGMRIKGISFSPIKGPEGNLEFLLYAAGDGAPVGESERKRIIDAVVEKAHEALWGIASASGA; encoded by the coding sequence ATGGGCAGAAAACGAGCCGACGTATATCTAGTTGAATCAGGCCTGGTGGAAAGCCGCGAGCAAGCTCGGCGGCTGATTATCGCTCGGAAGGTTTATGTCGACGCTAAGCCCATCGAGAAACCCTCCAGCCTGGTCGATGAGGGTGGCCATATAACAATCGATCGGGACGACTCGTACGTATCCCGAGGCGGGCTGAAACTAGAAAAAGCGCTTCGAGAGTTCTCGATCGACCCCACGGGCAAGGCGGCAATCGATATAGGGGCATCGACCGGCGGCTTTACCGACTGTCTGTTGAGTAAAGGCGTCAAGCAGGTGGTCGCCGTAGATGTCGGTTATGGCCAGCTAGCTTGGTCCCTGCGCCAAGATCCGCGAGTCATAGTTTTGGAGCGGACCAACATCCGCCACGTAAAACCCGATGATCTTCCCTACCTCGCCGACCTTATCACCATCGATGTCTCTTTCATATCTCTTCAAAAGATTTTATCGAGCGTTTTAGCGCTGCTGGCGCCGGACGGTGAGATTGTAGCGCTCGTGAAGCCGCAGTTTGAAGCGGGACGCGCGAGGGTCGGCAAGAAAGGTGTGGTAAAAGACCCGACCGTGCACAAGGATGTCTTAAACGAGACCTGGGAATTCTTTGAGAAAAACGGCATGCGGATTAAAGGGATTTCATTCTCGCCGATAAAAGGGCCGGAAGGAAATCTCGAGTTCTTGCTCTACGCCGCGGGCGATGGTGCGCCTGTCGGTGAGAGCGAGAGAAAAAGGATTATCGATGCGGTCGTCGAAAAAGCCCATGAAGCGCTGTGGGGCATAGCTTCCGCTTCCGGTGCATAG
- a CDS encoding polyprenyl synthetase family protein, translating to MSHSLFSGGKRFRAILVIEAAKLFGATADEVMPTACAVEYIHTYSLIHDDLPAIDDDELRRGKPTCHILFGEAMAILAGDALFSEAFSLIAGAQRAGDRGRIVDVMRELSSAAGVAGMVGGQVVDIISQGRDIDASTLEFIHENKTGALIKASVRAGSILAGASPSELTGLSSYAGYLGLAFQITDDVLDVVGETEVLGKMSGSDARLGKATYPSVYGLEEAKAMAESVVGRAKEALDGVAGDTTVLRNLADFVYERQF from the coding sequence ATGAGCCACAGCCTTTTCTCGGGCGGCAAGCGGTTCAGGGCCATACTCGTCATCGAAGCCGCGAAGTTGTTCGGGGCGACCGCCGATGAGGTAATGCCCACCGCTTGCGCCGTCGAATACATCCACACTTACTCCCTGATCCACGACGACCTTCCCGCGATCGACGACGATGAGTTGCGCCGGGGCAAACCTACCTGTCATATTCTCTTTGGAGAAGCCATGGCGATTCTCGCCGGTGATGCGCTCTTTTCAGAGGCGTTTAGCCTTATTGCGGGCGCGCAGAGAGCGGGTGACCGGGGCCGCATAGTAGATGTGATGCGCGAATTATCCTCGGCGGCCGGGGTTGCCGGGATGGTCGGCGGCCAGGTCGTGGATATTATCTCACAGGGCCGGGATATAGACGCGTCGACGCTCGAGTTTATTCACGAAAACAAGACGGGCGCGTTGATAAAAGCCTCAGTCAGGGCCGGCTCGATTTTAGCCGGGGCATCGCCGTCCGAGCTGACCGGATTGAGTTCGTATGCGGGATATCTGGGGTTGGCGTTTCAAATAACCGACGATGTGCTCGACGTGGTCGGGGAGACCGAGGTTTTGGGTAAGATGTCGGGGAGCGACGCGAGATTAGGGAAGGCGACCTATCCGTCGGTCTATGGGCTCGAGGAGGCCAAAGCGATGGCCGAGTCGGTTGTCGGCCGCGCAAAAGAGGCGCTCGATGGAGTGGCGGGCGATACGACGGTCTTGAGAAACTTGGCGGATTTTGTTTATGAGCGACAGTTCTAG
- the dxs gene encoding 1-deoxy-D-xylulose-5-phosphate synthase: MDYKILSTIDGPKDLKRMSHGELARLAQELRTRLIEAVSETGGHLGSNLGAVEFTLALHRSLNSPKDKIVWDVGHQSYVHKLITGRNETFTTLRQYGGLAGFPKRAESAHDVFDTGHASNSISVALGIAEARDMKGGDEHVVAVIGDGSLTGGMAYEALNQAGHLGTSLIVVLNDNEMSISPNVGAMSSYLTQLRLDPGHTKLRREIESRIKKLPAIGEFVYDIGMHIKESVKALLVPGMLFEELGFTYMGPFDGHDIKDLEKNIALAKQVGGPVLIHVITKKGLGYIPAVERPEKWHGIAPFVQRTGEPKSSSSAATYTEVFGNTLVDLAKKNDRIVAITAAMTSGTGLDEFALELPDRFYDVGIAEAHAVTFAAGMATQGFHPVVAIYSTFLQRAFDQIMQDVSLQELPVVFAIDRAGLVGEDGPTHHGAFDLTYLRSVPGLAIMAPKDEDELRHMLFTATEIGQPVAIRYPRDLGRGVPVSEDYRIMPLGKGEILEEGTEICLLAVGRMVNSALEAAKILRERGVSASVVNMRFIKPIDEELISRAAEKHKLLVSIEENTVAGGFGSAVLESLVEMGYHMPFLRLGLPDRFMSHGSMKRLLAEAGLDANGIAYSVNRKLDELKSGKKPGDSAGRAPFGTHPTIFE, from the coding sequence ATGGATTACAAGATCTTAAGTACGATAGACGGCCCAAAAGACTTGAAGCGGATGTCCCATGGCGAGCTGGCGCGGCTCGCGCAAGAGTTGAGGACGCGGCTGATCGAGGCTGTCTCGGAAACGGGCGGGCATCTCGGGTCCAATCTGGGAGCGGTCGAGTTCACACTCGCTCTCCACCGGTCGCTCAATAGTCCCAAAGACAAGATCGTATGGGATGTGGGACACCAGAGCTACGTTCACAAGCTTATAACCGGCAGGAATGAGACCTTTACGACCCTGCGTCAGTACGGAGGGTTGGCCGGTTTTCCGAAGAGAGCGGAGAGCGCGCACGACGTGTTCGATACGGGACATGCGAGCAACTCGATAAGCGTGGCGCTCGGCATCGCCGAGGCGCGAGATATGAAGGGGGGAGACGAGCATGTCGTAGCGGTCATAGGCGACGGGTCGCTCACCGGCGGCATGGCCTATGAAGCGCTCAACCAGGCCGGGCATTTGGGGACGAGCCTTATCGTTGTCCTCAACGACAATGAGATGTCGATATCGCCGAATGTCGGCGCGATGAGCAGCTATCTTACACAGCTCCGCCTCGACCCGGGCCACACCAAGCTGCGCCGCGAGATAGAGTCGCGAATCAAGAAGCTCCCCGCCATCGGAGAGTTCGTTTACGATATCGGGATGCATATTAAAGAGAGCGTCAAAGCGCTGCTCGTTCCGGGCATGCTCTTCGAAGAGCTGGGATTTACATATATGGGACCGTTCGACGGTCACGACATCAAAGATTTAGAGAAGAACATCGCGCTTGCTAAGCAGGTCGGAGGGCCTGTATTGATTCATGTAATCACCAAGAAGGGGCTGGGCTACATACCGGCGGTCGAAAGGCCGGAGAAATGGCATGGAATCGCTCCTTTTGTGCAAAGGACGGGCGAGCCCAAGTCGTCGAGTAGCGCCGCGACCTATACCGAGGTGTTCGGTAATACGCTCGTGGATTTAGCGAAGAAGAACGATAGGATAGTTGCGATAACGGCGGCTATGACCAGCGGTACGGGCCTGGACGAATTCGCGCTGGAGCTGCCGGACAGATTCTATGACGTCGGTATCGCGGAGGCTCACGCGGTGACGTTCGCCGCGGGCATGGCGACCCAGGGTTTCCATCCGGTAGTGGCGATATACTCGACGTTCTTGCAGCGGGCGTTCGACCAGATAATGCAGGATGTCAGCCTCCAAGAGCTGCCGGTGGTCTTTGCGATAGACCGGGCGGGACTTGTAGGCGAAGACGGGCCGACCCACCACGGGGCGTTCGACCTTACATATCTGCGAAGCGTTCCGGGCCTTGCCATAATGGCCCCGAAAGACGAAGACGAACTGCGGCACATGCTCTTTACGGCTACGGAAATCGGTCAGCCGGTGGCGATACGTTATCCACGCGACCTGGGTCGCGGGGTCCCTGTTTCAGAGGACTACCGCATTATGCCTTTGGGTAAGGGCGAGATTCTCGAAGAAGGAACGGAAATCTGCCTGCTCGCGGTCGGGCGAATGGTCAATTCCGCGCTGGAGGCGGCCAAGATACTGCGGGAGCGCGGCGTATCCGCGTCCGTTGTAAATATGCGCTTCATTAAGCCGATAGACGAGGAGCTGATAAGCCGGGCGGCCGAGAAACACAAACTACTCGTCAGCATCGAGGAGAATACGGTCGCGGGAGGCTTCGGCTCAGCGGTTCTGGAATCGTTGGTGGAGATGGGGTATCACATGCCGTTTCTCAGGCTGGGGCTGCCCGATAGGTTTATGTCCCACGGGTCGATGAAACGCCTTCTCGCGGAGGCCGGTCTCGACGCTAACGGCATCGCGTATAGTGTCAACCGTAAGCTGGACGAACTGAAGAGCGGCAAGAAACCGGGCGATTCCGCCGGGCGCGCGCCCTTCGGTACCCACCCCACGATCTTCGAGTAG
- a CDS encoding NAD(+)/NADH kinase: MAYIEGKATGKIVILPNLDKSEVPKMTLELISWFKAKRVEVLLLTEDAGRLGLDALGAGLDEILTSDAVVALGGDGTILRAVRMLKGAEIPVIGVNMGRVGFLSEVEPDELYPAMERLLSGDYIVDERMMLECKVRAGDCENTYLALNEIAIERGHHQRMLEMDVYINDIMFSKYTANGLIFATPTGSTAYSFSAGGPVVSPENELILLAPVNPHSLFGRTMALSANDTARVELAKDLEVIVGVDGCLEFCAIFDSVEIRRADSKAQLIKLKEQSFYTLFKIKLRVWDSWLR; encoded by the coding sequence ATGGCATATATTGAGGGCAAAGCGACGGGCAAAATAGTGATACTGCCGAACCTCGACAAAAGCGAAGTCCCGAAGATGACGTTGGAGCTGATTTCGTGGTTTAAGGCGAAACGAGTGGAAGTCCTGTTATTGACCGAGGATGCGGGAAGGCTCGGCTTGGACGCGCTCGGCGCCGGTCTCGACGAGATTTTGACGAGTGACGCCGTGGTCGCGCTCGGGGGCGACGGCACGATTCTTCGTGCGGTACGAATGCTAAAAGGAGCGGAGATTCCGGTTATCGGCGTCAATATGGGGCGGGTCGGGTTTTTGTCCGAAGTCGAGCCCGATGAGCTTTATCCCGCTATGGAGCGGCTGCTCTCAGGGGACTATATCGTCGACGAGCGCATGATGCTCGAGTGTAAAGTACGCGCGGGCGATTGCGAAAACACTTATCTTGCGCTCAATGAAATCGCTATAGAGCGCGGCCATCACCAGCGCATGCTCGAAATGGACGTTTACATCAACGATATAATGTTCAGCAAATACACCGCGAACGGGCTGATTTTCGCGACGCCGACCGGCTCGACGGCTTATTCGTTTTCCGCCGGCGGACCTGTGGTTTCGCCGGAAAACGAGCTGATTTTATTAGCGCCCGTCAACCCGCACTCCCTTTTTGGTAGGACGATGGCGCTCAGCGCCAACGATACGGCGCGCGTCGAGCTTGCCAAGGACCTCGAGGTAATAGTAGGGGTAGATGGTTGTCTCGAGTTCTGCGCCATCTTCGACTCGGTGGAGATAAGGCGGGCCGATTCGAAGGCTCAGCTGATAAAACTTAAGGAGCAGAGTTTCTATACGCTCTTCAAGATTAAGCTGCGTGTCTGGGATTCCTGGCTTCGATAG